ACGTCGCCATCGGCGGCCGTAGCACCCGGTCCACCGTCCGTCGCAACCTCGTTGTCTCGCGGCTCGCTGTCGATATTGCCCTCCGTCGCCGCGAGCAGTTCGTCGACGTCGAGGCCGTTGAAGTCGACGGCGATACCGTGGCGGTCACACGCCGCGACGGGCGTCAACGCCTCCTTGTACTGACTCACTTCGAGTGCTCGTCGGCCGATACCGCCGGTTCCGAGTACCGCAAACGTGATTTCGTTCATGTCTGTCGATGTGTTGGTGGATTCGCGTGGGTAGTCGTCAGTCATCGCTCGGTTCCGCGCCCGTACTCGCCGTCTCTTCAGTCGACGATTCCGCAGCGCCGCTGTGGCGGGCCTTGACCTCCTCCGGATCGAAGTCGTTGGTGTCCGTGTTCGGTTCCAGCCCCGCGCGCTCGATGATTTCGATGTCGTCGCCGGGCGATTGGCCCTCGGTTGTGAGGTAATCACCGGTGAGGATGCCGTCCGCGCCGGCCTCGAGCGGCAGGTGCTGCTCGTCGGGCTCGAGATTGACCTCGCGGCCGCCGGTCAGGCGCACCCGCGACTCGGGGTGAAGCAGTTTGTACACCGCGACCGTCTTGACGATCTCTTCAGTCGTGATGTCGACGCCCTGCTCGGCCAGCGGCGTCCCCGCGACTGGGTTGAGGACGTTGACTGGCAGCGAGGAGACGCCAATGTCCTGCAGGGCGATGGCGGCCTCGACGCGATCGGTCGGGGTCTCGCCCATGCCGAGGATGACGCCGGCACAGAGGTCCATCCCGGCCTCCTTGGCGACCTCGAGCGTCTTCACCCGATCCTCGAAACTGTGCGAGTTGACGATCTCGGGGAAGTAGTTCGGCGAGGTCTCGATGTTGTGATTATAGTGATTGATCCCCTCCTCGGCGAGGATCGCGGCCTCCTCTTCGGTCAGAATGCCGAGGGAGGCGTCGACCTCAAGGTCGCACTCGTCGCGTACGCGGCGGATCGACTCGAGGACCTCCGCCCACTCTTCGGGGCGATGTTCCTTCGACACGCCCTTTTCGGCCACGACGAT
This genomic stretch from Natrinema sp. SYSU A 869 harbors:
- the bioB gene encoding biotin synthase BioB, which produces MVYETGNETVDDALERVMAGEVLDRTNGIALMAQPVAALAEAGATVRDRFGDGTVDACSIVNAKAGDCAEDCGFCAQSVHFDTGIDTYGFLGPEKILEAAKRAERDGAQRFGIVVAEKGVSKEHRPEEWAEVLESIRRVRDECDLEVDASLGILTEEEAAILAEEGINHYNHNIETSPNYFPEIVNSHSFEDRVKTLEVAKEAGMDLCAGVILGMGETPTDRVEAAIALQDIGVSSLPVNVLNPVAGTPLAEQGVDITTEEIVKTVAVYKLLHPESRVRLTGGREVNLEPDEQHLPLEAGADGILTGDYLTTEGQSPGDDIEIIERAGLEPNTDTNDFDPEEVKARHSGAAESSTEETASTGAEPSDD